The Oncorhynchus mykiss isolate Arlee chromosome 20, USDA_OmykA_1.1, whole genome shotgun sequence genomic sequence GTTCGGCTTCTAATGAGACTGTCAGTCATTTGGGGTAGAGGCCTGCTTGTCATTTACATGATTCTGCTGAATATCAATTAAAAACTCGGACTTCTAGTGTTTAGAAAAAAAAGCCAAGTGTCTTACAGTTGACATATTCTACTGGCAGGTTCGTAACTACAAGAGGCTCAGTCCGTGCTCAATTCTGGACCGTGCTGTGGAGTCTCTGGATAACCTGAGACCAGGCGACTGTGTTGTCTGCTTCAGCAAAAACGATATTTACTCCATCAGTAGGCAGATCGAGAGCCGAGGCCTGGAGTGTGCCGTCATCTACGGAAGCCTTCCACCCGGTAAGGCTTTCCTCTGTTCTTATATGTCCACAGTGATTGAGGTGATGGAGATTTAGAATGGAgtgaaaaatgtaaaaatatggACATTCAACTTGTTCGGGTGCTGGACAGAAAAACAAAATGGCTGATGTACTCCCGCCGTGACATCACTCAATCCTTGAGGTGTAATAGTGTGTATCATTAAAGCACTGTCAATCATCCGCTAAACAGGGACCAAGCTATCTCAAGCAAAGAAGTTCAATGACCCAGAGGACCCATGTAAGATCCTGGTTGCAACAGATGCCATCGGGATGGGACTTAACCTGTGAGTTGAGCGTTGAAGCTGATCTTGTTAGCTTATTGTTTTAATTGACCTCTGACAATCCATATTATGTTTGAAGTACATTGTTCTACACATTGTCATAAAACTACtaaacagaaagaaaaaaaaaattattgCATGATTAGTTGATTTCAGTTTAGTTTGATTTCAGTCAACGCTGCAGCGTTGTAGTTGTTGCAATGCACAAAATGTACAACTTGTAATTGAAATGTACGACATTTGTCATTTTTACTTTgaattttcatttatttttcctttacCAAAAAAatctatcaacccctacaaaaatgtccattaattatagtccacgtaataattcacatttcctcttgctgcaggattattttgctgctgTAGCACACTGGCTCAAATTTAAGATCCTACAGCTGTATAAGCTCTGTCTACCATGCCCCTCCCACATTAGGAGTATCAAGAGAATCATCTTCAACTCCTTGGTGAAACCCAACATCAATGAGAAGGGTGAGAAGGAGCTAAACACCATCTCCACGTCTCAGGCTCTCCAGATCGCTGGGCGGGCCGGACGCTTCAGCTCCATCTTTAAAGAGGGCGAGGTCACCACCATGCACCGCGATGACCTGCCTATCCTCAAGGAGATACTCAGCAGGACCGTCCACGCCATCGAGGTGAGGAATATGGACCGTGTCTGACCTTTGATCTCCTGTGTGTGGTATATCTGACTATTTAATATCCTTTATTTAATGACAATGAAGTATGACATTATGTTAATTTTCCGAATCCTAGATAGCTGGGCTGCACCCTACAGCAGAGCAGATTGAAATGTTTGCCTACCACTTACCTGATGCCACCTTGTCCAATCTGATAGTAAGTAACTTTACTTCACTACAAATTACTCTGTAATGAAAATTAAGATTTACTGTTAAATTCACAGATTAGTATAGAATTATTTGTGTTAATTTAAAAGTAACCCTTTTTCTTTCTATCCCCAGGATATATTTGTGAGCCTCTCGCAAGTTGATGGTATGTACTTTGTGTGCAACATTGATGACTTCAAGTTCCTGGCTGACATGATCCAGCACATTCCCCTCAACCTGCGCTCTCGATATGTGTTCTGCACTGCGCCCATCAACAAGAAGCAGCCCTTTGTGTGCACCTCCTTCCTGAAGGTAGGAGCAGAGACATCGTTACAGCAGAATCATCCACATTCAATTAGCAACACTGGTTAAAACGTCTGGGCCCGCATTCACAATGTAGGAGTGGTCATATACGGTATCACCTTTTAGGCCATTATcaaccctttacactcgtacccGTATACAGGTTGAACATGGCAAATTTGGACACTGATAAGTGCCCTAAATTGGAATGCATTGGCTGTACAGTAAGTAACATGCTATTTATAATGGACTTTTTTTGGATTgcttaaacaacaacaacagtaattgtgtaaaggtggggatgcagggctgttcTCCAAACAACCTACAAATGTGTTTGCTTCAGTTCCTCAATGGCAAAGCTAGGAGGGATCAAAaaagcaccttatagttgaaggCTCTTTCCTTGAGCCATAAAAGTACATTTAAATTCCTTATGAACTGTgcccagtctggagaggtgtgtccaCTTGGAGACAACAGTTAGACATCACACTCAAACTCTTGTCATtattttgtcttatgttgcacctaccccagaATTGTCATGGATATCGTTATTATGTAACTCCATGTCCAGCATATTTTCAGATTTCATTATAAGATGTggcaaaaagtacagtaaatgtaaaatgcgcAAATCAACGTTATAATGTTTGGATTCAAtcttgtcaggtgaactgttgtcctCAACTTTTAAAATAATTTCCCCATGATCTCtgaactgttcattttttatttctgCCGTGTATATGCATATTCTTTTCCATATttattctgtaagaaacatttcaaatgtagCCCTACAGGCCAATTCCCAAGAGTGTAAAGAGTTAACAAGATTGTATGGACAGGGGGAACCTGACTCTAGATCAGCGCTCCtcctctgagacgctttgtgaatacggTCTCTAACCTCTGAATGTTCCTGTCATTCAGTGATGGGTCTACCGTTTGGAATATAGAATTTGTCATGGGAAGCACACGTCCTTGCATGAGTCACTCCATATTCTGGCATGATCAGTATGTTGCCAGTTTGCCTCTGATATGAGCTGTCTTCCGGTCGTACAGTAACTATAGCACCATTGATAAGCTTTTGTTAGTTGTGCTTTAAGGAACATGACATCAGTGTTGTTACGGCAGCAGTGTTGATAAGATCTATTGTGGGTTGGGTGAAACATTACGGTGACTACGGTCTAAAGGTAATCCTATGGTAATTGGGTCTGGATGATGAGGCACTGAGTGTCTGAGGTGACGCTCTCTCCGTCTCCAGTTTGCCAGACAGTTCAGCAGAGATGAGCCTCTGACCTTTGACTGGGTGTGTCGGCTCGTCAGCTGGCCCTTGGTCCCACCCAAGAACATCAAGGACCTGGTGCACCTGGAGGCTGTCCATGATGTGCTAGACCTCTACCTCTGGCTCAGGTGATCCCGTCTCTCACCACTCTACCTTACCAAAACCATTCACCAATCGAAATGACCACATGTTCTTGTTGTGCTAAAGGTCATCACCGAATTTAGTAACACAATGTGCCTAATGAGGTCATTGATTGTCTTTATTGCAATTATTCTCAATCAGATGTTAATAACACTCTCTTTTGGACTTTTTGTCTCCAGCTACCGCTTCATGGACATGTTCCCGGATGCCAATCATGTCCGGGAGATCCAGCAGGAGCTGGACAGCATCATTCAGTTGGGCGTGCGCAACATCACACGACTTATCCGAGCAACGGAGACCAGCGCCACCCCTGGGATAGACCCCCTCTCCAGCCAGAGGAGGTCGGGGCCCAGCCCAGTATCCCCAAGGAGGGTTCGAGGAGCTCCCAAGGCCCAGGACAGTGGAGTAGAGGCTGGGCAGCTGGACAAGTCCCTAGGCTCCCGCCTAGTGCAGGAGGGCTTACTGACTCCCGACCTCCTAAAGCAATTGCAGAAGGAGTGGTCCAAGGAGCACCGTCAAGAGGAAGTAGGAGTCAAACTGGTTGCGGAAACTTTGAATAATAAAATTAAAGGGAGGAAGAAAAAGTGACCTGTTTCCTGTTATTTTGACCGGACTTCATTCCAGGCGGTATTATGCAGCTGTTGACCAATTGGACTGTGTGTGTCCCAGCTCCTGTCTATCACTGTTCAAAAACAGTCATCTTGTGAGCCAAAGGGTAAATAAATATGTTATTACAAAGTAATTTTGTAgtcttattttatttttatcacTTGAAAAGTAAAATCGTTGACTGCATCACGTAGATAGTCCGTCTCATGCAGCAAGCAATGACTAATTTTTACACTGAGGCATCATTCCTTGAGCAATTTGTGCCCATCCTATGCTTGGGCTAGACTACGGTAACAAACTTAAATGTTATATGAGACATCGTCTCTTGCACTTTACACCACTAATTATATGCTCCTATCTATGTATGATTCGAAACTGACAGTATAAGTGATGTGATTGATAAAATAAAAGTACAATTTCTTTTGACAAGgtctttgtatttattttatgtgAGACGTGAGGTGACAAATCTCTATTGATTTATTTTACTCGTAACGACAATGTAAACATGTCCTCAAGCTTTATCACAAATGGTTATAAGATGTCATGTCAGTGATTTTCTTGCCTTATGACACTGATTATAACGTCTTTATAATGAACACTTCATACCACATGATAAAGGTTATGTGACACTTAGACCATGCTAAGACCTTGTGCTGCGTTCTAAGTGTTCTCTCTGAACTGGGATTAGCTTTAGCCAGTTTCAAAACACAACAGCCACAGAGTGGGAATGGAGACAGAATTTCATTATTTCCTAATTTGTTACAAAACAATCACATTTGTGAACTGATTGAAGCTGTTATTTGAGAGAGGGGATATGATGTTTCAACCTTCTGAATTGTTAGAAATTAAAGCAGTGATCACTCTTATACTGTGACGGAGATGACCCTGGATCCTCCAACCAAGGTCCTCCTAGGAAAACCTTGATACCGTATATAGATCTAGGCTTCCATT encodes the following:
- the LOC110499406 gene encoding ATP-dependent RNA helicase SUPV3L1, mitochondrial isoform X1 — translated: MMSVNRCMLLFSRVQPRICAISVRNKNTLVDSRCGNFGSTTLLKDPWSGPLTSRRGVYSNSSSRSPDTSLFVPLNIKSDVDDGWAVGAELTQPLDKSELLKILNKFYKRNEMQKIAADQGLDARLFHQAFISFRKYVLEISTLSADLHIILNDICCGAGHIDDLYPYFMRHAKQIFPMLDCMEDLRKISDLRVPANWYPEARAIQRKVIFHAGPTNSGKTHHAIQRYLAAKSGVYCGPLKLLAHEIFEKSNTAGVPCDLVTGEERTFVDAEGGQAEHVACTIEMCSVTTPYEVAVIDEIQMIRDISRGWAWTRALLGLCAEEIHVCGEPAVINFVTELMYTTGEEVEVRNYKRLSPCSILDRAVESLDNLRPGDCVVCFSKNDIYSISRQIESRGLECAVIYGSLPPGTKLSQAKKFNDPEDPCKILVATDAIGMGLNLSIKRIIFNSLVKPNINEKGEKELNTISTSQALQIAGRAGRFSSIFKEGEVTTMHRDDLPILKEILSRTVHAIEIAGLHPTAEQIEMFAYHLPDATLSNLIDIFVSLSQVDGMYFVCNIDDFKFLADMIQHIPLNLRSRYVFCTAPINKKQPFVCTSFLKFARQFSRDEPLTFDWVCRLVSWPLVPPKNIKDLVHLEAVHDVLDLYLWLSYRFMDMFPDANHVREIQQELDSIIQLGVRNITRLIRATETSATPGIDPLSSQRRSGPSPVSPRRVRGAPKAQDSGVEAGQLDKSLGSRLVQEGLLTPDLLKQLQKEWSKEHRQEEVGVKLVAETLNNKIKGRKKK
- the LOC110499406 gene encoding ATP-dependent RNA helicase SUPV3L1, mitochondrial isoform X3, giving the protein MQKIAADQGLDARLFHQAFISFRKYVLEISTLSADLHIILNDICCGAGHIDDLYPYFMRHAKQIFPMLDCMEDLRKISDLRVPANWYPEARAIQRKVIFHAGPTNSGKTHHAIQRYLAAKSGVYCGPLKLLAHEIFEKSNTAGVPCDLVTGEERTFVDAEGGQAEHVACTIEMCSVTTPYEVAVIDEIQMIRDISRGWAWTRALLGLCAEEIHVCGEPAVINFVTELMYTTGEEVEVRNYKRLSPCSILDRAVESLDNLRPGDCVVCFSKNDIYSISRQIESRGLECAVIYGSLPPGTKLSQAKKFNDPEDPCKILVATDAIGMGLNLSIKRIIFNSLVKPNINEKGEKELNTISTSQALQIAGRAGRFSSIFKEGEVTTMHRDDLPILKEILSRTVHAIEIAGLHPTAEQIEMFAYHLPDATLSNLIDIFVSLSQVDGMYFVCNIDDFKFLADMIQHIPLNLRSRYVFCTAPINKKQPFVCTSFLKFARQFSRDEPLTFDWVCRLVSWPLVPPKNIKDLVHLEAVHDVLDLYLWLSYRFMDMFPDANHVREIQQELDSIIQLGVRNITRLIRATETSATPGIDPLSSQRRSGPSPVSPRRVRGAPKAQDSGVEAGQLDKSLGSRLVQEGLLTPDLLKQLQKEWSKEHRQEEVGVKLVAETLNNKIKGRKKK
- the LOC110499406 gene encoding ATP-dependent RNA helicase SUPV3L1, mitochondrial isoform X2, producing the protein MFGCNICVASRANSPLSRPCKVLWLRVTVYWGSHGRETWGLYSNGELLKILNKFYKRNEMQKIAADQGLDARLFHQAFISFRKYVLEISTLSADLHIILNDICCGAGHIDDLYPYFMRHAKQIFPMLDCMEDLRKISDLRVPANWYPEARAIQRKVIFHAGPTNSGKTHHAIQRYLAAKSGVYCGPLKLLAHEIFEKSNTAGVPCDLVTGEERTFVDAEGGQAEHVACTIEMCSVTTPYEVAVIDEIQMIRDISRGWAWTRALLGLCAEEIHVCGEPAVINFVTELMYTTGEEVEVRNYKRLSPCSILDRAVESLDNLRPGDCVVCFSKNDIYSISRQIESRGLECAVIYGSLPPGTKLSQAKKFNDPEDPCKILVATDAIGMGLNLSIKRIIFNSLVKPNINEKGEKELNTISTSQALQIAGRAGRFSSIFKEGEVTTMHRDDLPILKEILSRTVHAIEIAGLHPTAEQIEMFAYHLPDATLSNLIDIFVSLSQVDGMYFVCNIDDFKFLADMIQHIPLNLRSRYVFCTAPINKKQPFVCTSFLKFARQFSRDEPLTFDWVCRLVSWPLVPPKNIKDLVHLEAVHDVLDLYLWLSYRFMDMFPDANHVREIQQELDSIIQLGVRNITRLIRATETSATPGIDPLSSQRRSGPSPVSPRRVRGAPKAQDSGVEAGQLDKSLGSRLVQEGLLTPDLLKQLQKEWSKEHRQEEVGVKLVAETLNNKIKGRKKK